GTTGGGAGGGGAAGGTCGACGAGGTCGTGCGGACTCTGCTCGCCGGCGGCGACTGCACGGTCGAGCGCGTCGCCGAGCATCTGGCCTGCACCCGCCGCACCATCCACCGCCATCTCGCCGCTTCGGGCACCAGTTTCTCGGCCATCCTGGATGCGCAACGCGCGGGTCTCGTGACCCAACTGATCGACGACCCCGACCGGCCGCTGGCCGACATCGCGGTGCAGCTTGGTTTCTCCGCGCAGAGCGCCATGGCGCGCTGGTTCCGCGGTCGATTCGGCTGCACCATCACCGACTGGCGCAAGGGCGTGCGGCCAGCGCCGCCCGATGCGCACTCGGCGACCGCAGCCTGAGTTCAGCGCGCCGGCACGGGCACGCCCATCGTGGCGAGGGCACGCCGCCGGCTGCCGGCAAGCAGCGGGCCGAACGCGACGGCAAATCCGAGGAACGCGATGAGCCAGCCGCAGGCGGCGACGTGCAACAGCACATCGCTATGCGCGGGCAGCACCACGGCGGCGACCCGCGCCAGAGCTCCGACGACGATCGCAGCATAGATTCCCTGGATCGCCGGCGAAGCCGTCAACGCCTGGCCGGTATGGCCGAGACTCGCGCGGGTCATCACGGCGAGCGTCATGGTTCCCGCCGCACCCGCCATCCAGGCGTGGATGCCGGCGCTTGGCGGCAACGTTCCGAAAACAGCCAGGGCATGCAGAATGAAGCCGAACGGCACGAAGACGTAGCCGACATGCAGGATCACGAGCAGCCGCTCGCGGAAAGTGCGATCGCCGGCCCAGCGCGCAAGCCGCACCAGATGCAGCCCGCCGACCAGCGCCATCAGAACACCGGTGACGGCATTCAACGGTGCTGCGACCCACGAGATGAGCGCGAGCGCGCTCAATCCGATCACCGCGCCGTCGAAGCGTCCGAACGGCACCGGGAGCCGACCGGGATTGAACTTGACCAGCCAGTTGCGGGTGAAGCTCGGAATGATGCGGCCGCCGATCAGCGCGATCAGAAGCACGACGACGCCGATGCCGACGCGGACGCTGACATCGGCCGCGCCCTGGTCATGCGCCTCGATATGAAAAGCGACATTGCCGGCGAGCAGAATGGACACCAGCACCACGACGGGCAGGTTGCGCCAGTTGCCGCCGGCGATGATCTCGCGCGCGGCGGCGGCGACGACCAGCGCCAGGAAGGCGGTGTCAACGACCAGTGCAAACGCCCAGCCGACATCGGCCGACAACGTCACCGCGACACGCCCCGCAAGCCAGACGGTCAAGAGCGCCCCCAGCGAGGTGCCCTGGATCGGCAGCCGCCCGGTCCAGTTCGGAATGGCCGTGAACAGGAACCCCGTGATCACCGCCGGCAGGAAGCCATAGAGCATCTCGTGGACGTGCCAGTCGCGCGGCGCGAATGCGGAACTCACCGACAGTTCGCCATAGAA
The nucleotide sequence above comes from Bradyrhizobium sp. NDS-1. Encoded proteins:
- a CDS encoding NnrS family protein → MAGARSRNFQGWPLFANSFRPFFLFAAIQAGLAILAWLPMFYGELSVSSAFAPRDWHVHEMLYGFLPAVITGFLFTAIPNWTGRLPIQGTSLGALLTVWLAGRVAVTLSADVGWAFALVVDTAFLALVVAAAAREIIAGGNWRNLPVVVLVSILLAGNVAFHIEAHDQGAADVSVRVGIGVVVLLIALIGGRIIPSFTRNWLVKFNPGRLPVPFGRFDGAVIGLSALALISWVAAPLNAVTGVLMALVGGLHLVRLARWAGDRTFRERLLVILHVGYVFVPFGFILHALAVFGTLPPSAGIHAWMAGAAGTMTLAVMTRASLGHTGQALTASPAIQGIYAAIVVGALARVAAVVLPAHSDVLLHVAACGWLIAFLGFAVAFGPLLAGSRRRALATMGVPVPAR